TGCTAATAGGTCCTCACTAATTTTGGGGGGTTGGAGGAGAACTggattagaataaaatataattgaaagtaACAGCAATACTTataatgtagagaaaaggaaagtttaacatggaaattaaattaaGATAATtgagattatttcttttgctgttttagagAAAATTTTCAGTGGTCTGATTTCACAAAACTGCTCCCTACAATCTAAAAAATTTATGAACTCAGGCAAcctcacacacatatgtaaaaggTATGaagcattaaattttatttagattaatgGAATCACAGACTTGTTAAAGGCAAGTGAGACCTCGGAGACTTTTTCTTCCAGAGTGACACAAACTCCTTGAGACCAAGGACAATGTCTTGTTCTTTGGCTGTAGAAAGCCAAGCCTCAAGTCCAGTTAGTACTaggtgttctgtaaatattttttacctGAATGAGAAAACATGAGGCCAAGAGAGATGATTGACTCTCATAACTTCATATAACAAGTTTGTTGTGGAGCTGGGCCTAGGACTTGGTTCTCTTGAGCcttgtccattaaaaaaaattttttttgtcctttttgcttgtCATGGACTTGAAGCTCATGGTTTGTTCCTTTTGAGTCACCACAGCTTCACACTTTTcatctgcttatttatttaaattcagcTTTGGGCAGTGTGCGTGTGTTTTCCAAATTCTGCTTTTTTCATTTAGTAATACTTCTTATATGTATATTTCAGGTATATTGGTTATTTATTGCTGCTGCAAccaattaccacaaatttagcagtTTAAACAACATGGGCCTGGTAtgttggctcatacctataatcccagcacttggggaggctgaggagagaggattgcttgagcccaagatttcagaaccagtctgggcaacacggcgagacccagtctctacaaaaaaggaaaaaaaattaacaggatgTGGTgctatgtgcctgtagtttcagctactacggaggctgaggtgggaggatcagttgagtctatgaggttaaggctgcagtgagccatgattataccactgcaccccagcttgagcaacacagcaagaccctgtctcaaaaaaaaaaaaaaaaattaaaaaaaaaaaaagaaacagcacaaATATGTTACTCTGTTACAGTTCTGTAGATTAGAAGTCCAAACTgggtttcactgggctaaaatcaaggtgtcagcagggttatgttcctttctggaggctccaaAGGAAAACTTGTTTCCTCACCTTTTCCAGCTTTTAGAGACCACCCACATTTCTTGGCCAGTGtccccttccttcatcttcaaaacCAGCAGCACTGCATCTCTCTGCTTACTTTCATAGACATGTCTTCCTGTGGCTCTTACTCTTCTGCCTCCGCGTTCTACTTTTAAGGGCTCTTTTGACTGCATTGGGCACACCTAGATAATTCCTATTGCAAAGTCATTTGATTAGCAAATTTAATTCTATCTGTAACCTTAGCTCCCTTTTGCCATTTAATCTCATATACTcttaggttctggggattaggacatggacatctttgtggggtggggggcattATTCTGCCTTCTTCATCGAGTACTAACATGGttgacatttttaaagtcattttactCGTTAAAGAATTTAGCTGGCTAGGTCCGGTTGCTTATGGCTgcaatcctcgcactttgggaggtcgaggtaggtggatcacttgagcccaggagtttgagaccaacctgagcaacatagtaaaacatgacgatacaaaaattagctgggtgtggtggcgtgtgcctgtagtctcagctactcaggggcctgaggtaggaaaatcaattgagcctggaggtcaaggctgcagtgagcggtgattgtgccactgcacttcagcctgggccacagagcaagactgtctcaaaaggaaaaaaaaaaaaaaaaaaaaagaatttagctgTTTGCACAGTCTGGCAATTAATGAatgtcctatttatttatttgagacagagtcttgctatatcacctaggctgaagtacagtggcacaatcataactcactgtaaccttgacttccccaagctcaaacaatcctcttctGTCAGCCTGtttagtagttgggactacaggcatgtgccaccatgcctggcgaattttttgatttttagtagagataaagaCTCGCTGTTTTactcaggctggtttctaactcctgagctcaagcaattctcctgtcttggcctcccaaagtactgagattacaggctgagcTGCTGCTCCCAGCCTTGAATTATCTTTTCAGTGTGGGCTCTGAGTATGTCCTTCCATTGTAATGGTCCcacatccctttttttttttttgagacggagtttcgctcttgttacccaggctggagtgcaatggcgcgatcttggctcaccactacctccgcctcctgggttcaggcaattctcctgcctcagcctcctgagtagctgggattataagcatgcgccaccatgcccagctaattttttgtatttttagtagagatggggtttcaccatgttgaccagggtggtctcgatctcttgacctcgcaatccacccgcctcggcctccctttttctttcccctcggcgctgggattataggcttgacccactgcgcccggccagcccTTTTTCTTAATAAACATTTTGGAATACTCCCTTTGCTTTCCTGAAAtgaagttcctagataatataacatatatatgcctaacttaaaaaacaaaatggtcatttaaaggagaaataaaagggaaGTAACATGATAATATGCTATTAATTCCAATACATAATTTCTCAAACATAGCTACCTAGAAGACATAATGATGGAATAAAATGCTTGCAAGTACACATAGAATCACTGTGTGCAGTAACTACAGTTACTGGCTCGTATAGATTAATTAGGCTGGCAACTCAGATTTGTTGTTAGTCatctaattttacaaaatttgaaCAACTCTTGGGAACATTCCAAACAACGTGAAGTTAGTTTTACTTGATTTACATGACAGTTGTATTCTTGGAAAATTTAGTATTATTCACGCTGTGCAAAAATGCTTTGTGTTTATATGTAAGACGAAATTAGGCTCCGGGTTCAGATAATCATAAACAGTATTTTTACTTACATAAAGACGGAAAGGATTTATAAAGTTGCATAGGACATGGGGGCAGTTTATTATTGCCCTGACCCATGGATTACAGAACATCTAATATGTAACCGTAATGCTACCCAGAAAATGCTGGCAGTGCCTGCCAGtcattgtgacaaccaaaaaacATTCAGACTCATTCTAGAAGTGAATCCCTGTTGAGAATCACTGGTCAGTGGGTCAGCATTTTTGAGTTACTGGGATTTTCGTTAGGAGAGATGACAGTAATGAAGTGGTATTTGTTGACTACTAGTTATGTATCATATGCTGTTCCAAACATTTTGTCtgttttaactcatttaatcctcacaacagccctacaGTCTAGGGTCTATTATTATTCCCAATTTACAGATGGGGGAATTAAAACTCATTGAGGTGAAGTAACTCATCCAAGAAATCATAGCTAGTAGGTAAAGAAATCAGAATTCAAACCTAGGCAGTTTGGTGCCAGAGCCTGTGTGAGTAACCATTGCACCCCACCTCTGTTATGGTAGAAGCTGGTGAGTCCTGAATTTATCAGTGTATCCTAAGTGAATCTGACTAAGCCTGTTGCTGGGATATCCATCAAGGtcatttgacttcctttctaGCTGCcctgcctgcttctcacttacacacacacacagcacacatagTATTTTTCAAGGTCATTTGACTCCCTTTCTAGCTGCTGCGGTTTCTCACTTGCATGCGAGTGCATGCGCatacgcgcgcgcacacacacacacaccccactcatagtatttcttttcttttttttttgagatggagttttgcacaatggtatgatctctgctcacggcaacttccacctcccaggttcaagtgattctcctgcctcaccctcttgagtagctgggattacaagcatgcgccaccacatctggctaattgtttagtagagacggggtttctccttgttggtcaggctggtttcgaactcctgacctcaggtgatccacccgtctcggcctcccaaagtgctggaattccaggggtgagccactgtgcccagcctactcaTAGTATTTCTTCCCCTCCAGCTCACGGGAAGAAATGATGATATCATAGCTGTTGCAGATCTTTGAATGATGGCGGTTAGGACTGGTGAAAATGAGTCAGGAGGCATTCACTGGAAagattgtgtatgtgtatgtattgtatttttactacTAATATAGTAACTTGGTTACAGTTGCTTGGTAACTATACACTGTTCTAAGTAATCCTTAAAAACTGGATCTGGCTCTGGTGAATGCCTGCAGAGATTTTTCCACCCCTTTTTGCAGCCTCTAGTTCTCACTACTGTAACAGGGCAATAGAAATCCCACAGTCTTCACATCGTACCTTTCCCTGCACTCCTCCTTTGTGTTTGGCATCCACTCATAGCACTCTTTTGCCAAGTTCTGCAAGTTAGGAATTTGAACCTATGGCAGGAAAACACTTCCAATAGCTCTTAAAATTGCAGTTTTTAGATGTTTATTGGCAAAATTCCAACACTGTTCTCTCTCATTAAAGGAGAAGAATTAAATTTCGTATTTTGAGCTCGGAGCGCGGCCGGGAGGGCGACGCGGCTGCTGCAGCCATGGGCTCTGGGCCTGCGGGGAAGCGGAGGGGGCGTGAGGACCGGTTGAACCTCGCAGAAGAGACGGCTGCCGGGACCCGCCCTAGACGTTGAGCCGCGGTGGGGTCCCCGCCTCCCCGCCAGGGAGGCACCTCGAGGGGAGCTGGGCATCCGCTGGCCACTTCAGGGGGTCTGCCTCGCCGCCCGGGCGGTCGAGAGGGCCTTGGGGGGGGGGCACATCTTGGGGTGCGGTGATCCGCCCAGCGTGTTTCAGGGGTGAGGGAGCGTTTGGCATGGGGCACCTGGAGCCCGACGCCGCCTCTGTCGAGCCCTGGGGCGCCCCTGGATGGCTGCGCTGTGCCCTCGCCGGCTGCCCGGGTGCCGCAGCAGCTGATCTCGCCGGGATCGCCGGGCCACCGCCGCCCTCGCCACCCGCTGCATGCTCGGCGCCCGGGTCGCAGCCCACCTGGACGCACTGGGCCCCCTGGTCCCCTACGtgccgccgccgctgctgccCTCTATGTTCTGCGTGGGCCTCTTCTTTGTCAATGTGCTGATCCTGTACTACGCCTTTCTCATGGAGTACATCGTCCTCAACGTTGGCCTCGTCTTCCTGCTCGTGGACCTCGGCGTGCTCTCAGACCCCAGCTCGGGCCTCTACGATGCTGACTCGGAGCTCGACGTCTTTGATGGGTACTTGGAGTAGGGTCTCGACTGCCGTTCCCCTCTTCCCTCCACGATCCGCAATCCACTCCCTGGACCAGCTGCCCAGATCATGCTGCCGCTGCTGGTTGGGGGCACCATCTGGACGGGGATGGGACCCCAGGAGGAGGCCCTCCCCTGGAGGACCTGCCTTCTCCCCTCGAAAGCTTCGTGCCAACAGAGAGGTTCCTTTTCAGACCCAGGAGGGTAGAACGCAGATTGGGACTGAGTGCGGAGATTGGAAAGGCCTCTGCTCCCGCAGAAGAGGGGAAGGCAGGGGGTGTCCCAAGACCTCATCTGCCTGCAGCATCACACTGACTGCCTGGCCTCAGCTTCTGATTATTTGCAACTGCCATGGATGTTTACAGGAACCCAGCCAGAGTTTGCCTCCCTGCACTTCACCCCGGAGCGCACCTGCTTCCCCCACTTCACCTTCGGAGAGGACACTTCAAACTGTGGACACACGCAAAAGTGACTCCCAGCTCCATTTAATGTGAGTTGAGCCTTCAGGCCAGCTGGGTTTAGCCCAAGGCTGGTCTTAGATGCAGAGACTGTTTCAGGGAGTgactcagaagaaaaagaagccgAGGAAGCTGTCGGGGGGTGCTGAGGGTGGGATTCTCGCTTCTTCATTTCAGGTTACTCCTTCTTCTGCAAGTTGGCAAAACAAGTTCCTCATGCTGGGGAGTGCCACGTGACTCCCCTGGCTGGAAAGCTTTTCTGAAAGCATGTGTGTTGTGCCTACTTAATTCTGATAAACCTGTTTAAGcaatacttaggaggctgacttCTTTGgattaaacaaaaatgtatgcaactccaaaaaaaaaatttcatattttcagtttaaGATGCCTGACCACAGTGAATTTGGATGTTTTAGTTCTCTACTCTGAGAGGCAGCTTTAGTGGATTCCCAGGATGTTAGGGCTGGAGGAAATAGTGGACTCCCTGCTCAGAACAGAGGGCTGCCCCAGGACAAATCTCTGCTGTGTGCTTTCTGTGTGACTTTAGTTAAGCTCCTCAAgactcagctttctcatctgttaagGTAGGTAACACTAGTTCCTAACTCATAGTGTTGTAGTTGTGGGGGATGAAATGAGAGGATTGGCGTACAACAACCAGAACATTGGGCACCCAAGGCAAGACCAAGAAGTAAGGATCACATGTGCTCCAAAGTTACCCACCCTTTACAGGTCTGAAGCAGATGTGCAGTGGATGCCATTAGTGGCTAGAGGTTATGAATCAGTGGTCTCTATGTGCTTGGTCATCCATGcagttctttaaaaacattttagtaaTTTGCCAACCTTAAAATCAGGAGCTTTCATGTAACAACCTGAATtttggctgagcgcagtggctcacgcctgtaatcccagaactttgggaagctgaggcaggtggatcatctgaggtcaggagtttgagaccagcctggccaacatggtgaaaccctgtctctactaaaattacaaaaaaattagccaggtgtggtggcacatgcctgtaatcccagctactcaggaggctgaggtaagaattgcttgaacctgggaggtggaggttgcagtgagccgacattgtgccattgcactccagcctgggcaacaagagggaaactccatctcaaacaaacaaacaacctgaATTTCTCGCTTCTCTTAAAACCGTGAGAAAGTCTAAAAATCCTTTGCCCTCTTTCCTATGTGGCCACAATAGACTGGAACTGGGTAGGGATTGCCTCAAGGGCATTTTCTCAAGTACTCATGAGCTGCAGCTCAAAGGCATTTATATTGGCTGCTGCCTGGCATACAGAATATCTTACTCAATAACTGCGCATAGTAATGATCATAGCCAACAGGAGGTAGAAAAGCAAGAACCCAAAACTGAACATTACTAACCACATCATGTAAGAACTGTAACTGAAGTAGAGTATCAGTGATCTTAGCCATTTACTGGAAACTTAGGCCCATTCATCAGAAATGTTTCAAGCTAGTGAACAAGAATGTGTTTTCATGCCTGTCGTATCAGGGCATTCAGTTGCATATTCAAAAGGAAGTCCTTGAATCAGGAAAATGACTCTGGTcaaataacatttcttttcttttttcttcttttttttttttgtgacggagtttccctcttgttacccaggctggagtgcaatgacgcgatctcggctcaccgcaacctccgcctcctgggttcaggcaattctcctgcctcagcctcctgagtagctgggattacaggcatgcaccaccatgcccagctaattttttgtatttttagtagagacggggtttcaccatgttgaccaggatggtctcgatctcttgacctcgtgatccacccacctcggcctcccaaagtgctgggattacaggcgtgagccaccacgcccggcctcaaatAACGTTTCTatggtttctcttttcctttctctaagaCATCTAGAAAAGCCGAATTAAAAAATACTCCAAGAAAGCCTCATTGATCTTATTTGGGGAAGGGAATAATAGGAATGTTTGAAATTctcaaaataatcttaaaatataagTAAGGTAAATCTTTGATTTAACTAAACACTGTGTCATTTAATAGGGAAAGAGAGAAGCGGCAGTAACCAAGTAGAAATTTGGGGGACTTCAGCTCCTTATTCCCCCAAAGACACCCCACCCCCCAGTAAATATTCAGTCCAAGTAATATTTTTTTGCCATTGCAAATGAGGGGCAAGACAAGTGCCCAGATGCCACATCTCTCCCCAGACTGTTAACCTACGTCCCTCCTTTTTAGAAATTTCCATGGGACAATGACGAAGTTGAAGGTGGCCTGTACCCCTCTCTCTGAAGGGAGTTGTGTATTAAATCAACAGGAATTGGGTCTCATTCCACAGAATCATTCATCGCTGCATTAGTGAATTTATTGCAAATAATGTGGCTTTATGGTGTGTCTTTCTGAAGTCCATGTGACTCCCTGTTCTGAACATGATCCAGGTGCTTGGTTGGAACTGTGatcagaattacttttttttttgtctcctggccttaagtgatcctcccaccttagcttcccaaagtactgagtttataggcgtgaaccattgtgcctggcccagaattacttttaaaagtaattgtgCTTGACTTAGCCCTCAGGGCTCCAAAATTCTGGTGAGGCCCCTTTGGCTGTAAATACTTTAGAGAAACTgtacatcaacaaaatagagaattaGATAAACCTACCTTTGTATATAGCAGCATCCCAGTAAGCAAGCAAACTGATATTCCCCGCATACCCTATTTCAGAGGGCAGGCTGAGGGGTGCTCAGGTAAAAGTACAGTAAGTTCAACTGAATGGCAAGTCCTTCAATCCAAGATCAAAGTTATGTGGCAAGACGTGCCAGGAACTCCTATAAGCAGTTGGCATGAATTAACTTCTCTGATTCTCATAGCAGCCCTAAAAGTAGGAAATATTATTGTGCTCCTTTTACAAGTAAGGAAACCGAAGGACACAGAGGGAAAGTAACTGCccagtcacatagctagtaaatggcagaggcGGGGCATGGGCCCAGGCACTCTGATGAATTTCTGGTAGGCACGTTTTGCTGACCTCTCCGAGGCAGACATAACATGGTGACAAAACCTATCCCACATGCTTACTGTGGCATGATGTCTTTGCATCGTGGCACAGCATAGCTACAGTGTTTACAGCACAATGCTGTGAGCCCAGAGGAGCTTCATGTCACCTTTGATGACCCAAATTAGATCTAAGAGAGTTGCTAGCCAACAATGACAGCATTCTTTCATCACGTTAGTGCTTTAAAAAGTGGTTACATTTAATACTAGATTTGCTTTTGAAATCAGGTTCACCTAACCttcactcttttttgtttttgttgtttctttttttcttttttttaattctaacttCCACTCTTAGCTGTGCATTAGATGAATGTAGAAATTGCCTCCGTTTTCATCTCTTGAGTCTCAAACAACATCTCTGGACTCAGAGCAAATAGACTTCGCAAGTCCTGCCAGTTTAGGCAGCCAATGAGGCATCCTGCAAACGAGGACATTTCTCTGGGAGATGAGGCTGTCCTTGGTGCCCTTGATCCCTTCTGCCAGCAGGATAGGTACTGTGAGTTGTGCTtttggtcatggtggtgggcttGTGCTGACCTGTCCCCATGAGACCCCTTTGTGATGAGGGCTAGGACTGATGAGATGCCTGGCCAAAGTGGCAGAATCTGTGACTGTGAAAGATGGTGACAACTACCAGGTGTAAGGAAGGATTTAAGTTGATGGGCACCAAACAGAACTTTGTCCTTCCACCTGTGACTGGAACATGTCCATCTTGGTAGCCAGGTCTCCACTACACAATTCAGTGTTTGCTTCCTTAGCAGTTAACTGTCGCATTTGAAATCCATCCTGTTTTAGTCTTTAAAGCCTTGATATAATTTAACGATAgtcagcaaaaacaaacaaatcaacaaaagcCAACAATAGCTTACGAGGCTCTTCCTTTCCTATAACTCTGGGTCATCAGGCATAGTGATTAAGGGTGTGGGTCCCTGGAAGAAGACTGCCTGGCTTGAATCCTGGCCCTGTTACTCACCAGATGCATAACCTTAAGCCCTCGGGatcccagtttcttcatctgtaaaataggaataatgatAGTGGAGGACTAGGAGTGCATCATAGTAAGACCTTAATAATTACCACGATCTCTGTTTCCCATCTTCCTCAGGTAGTTCAGTGTAATCTGGTAGAGACATATACTAGCTATGAAGAAGTAATTATGTTATTTTGgctcttccctttttctctttgcttcttgcagTGCTGTGTGACAGCTCTCGGGTGCCAAACGGCCTCTTCCTGTGATTAATGTTTCAAATTTATAACAGAtaccccccgccaaaaaaaaaattggtagtaCTCAGGCTAACTGTGCCCTAAGTGAGGGCAGATCCAGGGCTGTTGCCATGGTGATGCAGAGTATTTTGTAAAACACTTGGTCCGGAGGCAGCTGATGAGTCATACTCATGGATGGGTGGGGAAAGGGCAATTGTTTTCAATTAAAAGAGACAGGCCAATAATAGTTGAATTCGGAGACTGCCTTGGTTCCTGCAGTACATCAGAGACACCTTGGGGCTGAGGGTTTGGTTATACATTTGGTTCATTTGTTGTGTggacattttttatttccttcctctggGTAGTAGGAGCAAAACAGTAGACTCCCTATTGCTCTTCCACTTATATAAAAAACTTCAAACTTAGATCTGATAAAGTAAGTTCTCTTTTCCTGTGAAGTCTTGACACAACTAAAGCTAGTAAAAGGATTTTTGTGACTTTCTTCCGTTCCATCCCGTGTCTTTGCACATATGTATTGTCCATAAGTAAGGCATCTGAAACATATTATTCAGCATTTTCCCAAACTTTTCAGCtggaagtgtttttttgttttgttttgtttttttgcctgagctggagtctctgtcgcccagtctggagtgcagtggcgccatcttggctcactacaacctctgcctcctgggttcaagcgattcttctgcctccacctcctgagcagctgggactacaggcgcgtgccaccatgcctggctaattttttgtatttttagtagagatggggtttcattctgttagccaggatggtcttgatctgctgacctcatgatctgcccgccttggcctcccaaagtgctgggattacaggcgtgagccactgagccctgcctGCTGGAAGTGTTTGAACAACTATAGGCAACGTAATTTCAGGATGGAGGATCTGTACCTTACATGGCTTCTCTGAAATTTAGTGCTGGCTGAAGTCAATAAACCTGCATCAAGCACACTGCCTCCTGATGGTATGTGTCACATACCTCAAGTAGTTAGTTTTGATTAATATTGCTCAATTCTCATTGACTACCATAGCATAGTGGGCAGGAGCAGAGTGTGGACATACCCTCTGGGAAATGACATGCTAACAAATGTCAGCCAGTCAATCACTTAACTAGGTCTTACCGAACTGTTGCCATAAGAAAGAAAGGCACCATGCTAGGATATAATCAGGAGTATAAACATAGTAAAACACAGCTCTTTCCTACTGAGCGCTTATAATCTCACGTgagaaggaagacaaaaaaatgtaggaaaagtAACTAGCAGTAATATAATGCACATGGTAATATTAAATGAATAGTACCAGAAGTGGGTGATATGTGTGTAAAGCAGGGAGAAATTACCATGGGCTGTGGTGGTCAAGGAAGATGGGATTTGACATGAGTTTTGAAGTACGAATAAAGAAGAGGGTGAAAGCAttcaggaaaggagaaaagagcaaCAGCACAGAGATTGGGCCTCAGCCCTGGAACTTGGTGCGTGTAAGGATGTGAGGACTGGCCAAGGGAAGGCCAGAAACTGGGGACAAGACAAGGCATTTGAGTGGGTGCTATTAGCATATCATGGAGGGTCATCAGTACAGAGGGTAGTACTTGTGGAGCCAAACAAAATCGGAAGAACTATTTGGAATCCAAAGGAGGCTATTCAAAAACTTGCAAGTTATGGGCCTGccaagaaaggaaaaagtgaaaggAATAGAGATTTCAGTTAACCCAAGTCATATAATCAAGTGCAGAAATTAACAGCATATTCCATAAGGTTTGAAGAATATGATGAATTGGCATGATGACATTACAGTGACTCAAGAGCCGAATGAAAGCTCTGACTAATCAGAAAGTATATATACTAAACCTTCAGTGTGAGTTTTATAATGTTTAAGGGCATTTGATTATGCAAGGTGTTCTTTAAAAGTGATTGTTGAGCTTTGCTTAATAACCCAGATATGAAGATTTATACTTAAGgtacaaaaagatgaaaaacctGGGTATCTTTAATTTAATaagccaaatattttaaaaatcaaaaattggcAAATAACCTTTTCTGTGTACAATTGCTGCCTTCAAAGACACCAACAACCCCACATCACTGTGGGGCCGGTTTTAGTAGCAGAGCTTCAGGGAGCAAATCAGGTGAACACAGCACAGAGGGTGTCCATGGAGGCCAAAGGTGATTCAGGACGGCAGGGGCGGTAGGAGGGGACTAGATGCAGTGTCTGTCAATCCTTGGGAGTGGGGCTTGGGGAGAAATTTTAGTCCCCCAAGATATTGTAAAAGTTACAAGAATCAAAATTCAGTCACTTGTATTACAAATGATGCTGGAGAAGGTTCTCATGCAAAAATGTCTGATAACAAGATCTATTAGAAAAGAATCTGCAAAAACCACAATCTTGCACAAAGGCCATCACAAACTTATACAAAAAAGTGCTTCTGTGAGGACATCTGCCAACAACTGCCTGTCCAGCCTGGGACTGGTGCCACTAGTGTTATTGATCct
The DNA window shown above is from Callithrix jacchus isolate 240 chromosome 18, calJac240_pri, whole genome shotgun sequence and carries:
- the LOC100394456 gene encoding dexamethasone-induced protein-like isoform X2, encoding MLGARVAAHLDALGPLVPYVPPPLLPSMFCVGLFFVNVLILYYAFLMEYIVLNVGLVFLLVDLGVLSDPSSGLYDADSELDVFDGYLE
- the LOC100394456 gene encoding dexamethasone-induced protein-like isoform X1 is translated as MLGARVAAHLDALGPLVPYVPPPLLPSMFCVGLFFVNVLILYYAFLMEYIVLNVGLVFLLVDLGVLSDPSSGLYDADSELDVFDGNPARVCLPALHPGAHLLPPLHLRRGHFKLWTHAKVTPSSI